From a region of the Paenibacillus sp. R14(2021) genome:
- the serC gene encoding 3-phosphoserine/phosphohydroxythreonine transaminase: MTNRAFNFNAGPAALPLEVLQQAQQEFIDYAGAGMSIMEMSHRSSIFEEVNDGAQSLLRELFDIPGSYKILFLQGGASTQFAMIPMNLLTPGKVASFVHTGSWAEKAYKEAKLFGETAIAATSEAHKFNRIPSLSDIQIPANAAYLHITSNETIEGTQFQAFPKTGNVTLIGDMSSDILSRPVDVSQFGLIYAGAQKNLGPSGVTIVIAREDLVSDSPKTIPTMLRYDTHVKNNSLYNTPPSFAVYLVGLMLKWVQAKGGVAAIEQYNRDKTKLIYDTIDQSGGFYRGFADADSRSLMNITFRLGSEELEKQFVKESELQGFVGLKGHRSVGGLRASTYNAVPLESCKALAEFMADFQKRNG; the protein is encoded by the coding sequence GTGACGAATCGTGCGTTTAATTTTAATGCCGGACCGGCAGCGCTGCCGCTGGAAGTGCTTCAGCAGGCACAACAGGAATTTATTGATTACGCGGGTGCAGGCATGTCGATTATGGAGATGTCGCACCGCAGCAGTATATTTGAAGAAGTAAACGACGGCGCGCAATCTCTTCTCCGTGAGCTGTTCGACATTCCGGGCAGCTACAAAATTTTGTTTCTCCAAGGCGGAGCGAGCACGCAGTTTGCCATGATTCCGATGAATCTGTTGACGCCGGGCAAAGTGGCATCCTTCGTTCATACCGGCAGCTGGGCCGAGAAGGCATACAAAGAAGCGAAGCTGTTTGGCGAAACGGCGATCGCCGCGACCTCCGAGGCGCATAAATTCAACCGCATTCCGTCGCTAAGCGACATTCAAATTCCGGCAAATGCAGCCTACCTGCATATTACGTCGAATGAGACGATCGAGGGAACGCAGTTCCAAGCATTCCCGAAGACGGGCAATGTGACGCTAATCGGCGACATGTCGAGCGATATCCTCAGCCGTCCGGTCGACGTCAGCCAATTCGGCCTGATTTATGCCGGTGCGCAGAAGAACCTAGGACCATCCGGCGTAACGATCGTTATTGCGCGTGAGGATCTCGTTTCTGACAGCCCGAAGACGATTCCGACCATGCTTCGCTATGATACGCATGTGAAGAACAATTCCTTGTATAATACGCCTCCTTCCTTCGCGGTCTATCTGGTTGGCCTCATGCTGAAATGGGTGCAGGCGAAGGGCGGCGTCGCAGCGATAGAGCAATACAACCGCGACAAAACCAAACTGATCTACGATACGATTGATCAAAGCGGCGGCTTCTACCGCGGCTTCGCTGATGCAGACAGCCGTTCCTTGATGAACATTACATTCCGTTTGGGATCGGAGGAGCTGGAGAAGCAATTCGTGAAGGAATCTGAGCTGCAGGGGTTTGTCGGCTTGAAGGGCCATCGCAGCGTAGGCGGTTTGCGCGCTTCGACTTATAACGCGGTACCGTTAGAAAGCTGTAAGGCACTTGCTGAATTTATGGCAGATTTCCAGAAGCGGAACGGCTAA